A genomic window from Solanum stenotomum isolate F172 chromosome 10, ASM1918654v1, whole genome shotgun sequence includes:
- the LOC125842441 gene encoding deoxyhypusine hydroxylase-B produces MEVRVGEIGNVVGVEDQDDLLKSSFKVSQEMEKFLCDRLLDQDQPISERFRALFSLRNLRGSGPRNALINATRDPSNLLAHEAAFALGQMQDADAIPALEGVLFDFSLHPIVRHEAAEALGAIGIETNILLLERSLASDPAQEVRETCELALSRIKELKNVGTDDGSSTMAPSPFLSVDPAAPASYSSVEDLREVLLSEEKGMYERYAALFALRNNGGEEAISAIIASLGSKSALLRHEVAYVLGQLQNKRASDALSMTLKDVNEHPMVRHEAAEALGSIADAECLALLVDFAKDPEPIVSQSCEVALSMLEFEKSGKSFEFLFMQMPHAEQVS; encoded by the coding sequence ATGGAGGTCAGAGTAGGTGAGATTGGAAATGTAGTTGGAGTGGAGGACCAAGATGATCTTCTGAAAAGTTCATTTAAAGTCTCTCAGGAGATGGAGAAGTTTTTATGTGACAGATTGCTGGACCAAGACCAGCCAATTTCAGAGCGTTTCAGAGCTCTTTTCTCTCTAAGGAACCTTCGGGGATCAGGTCCACGAAATGCCCTTATCAATGCAACAAGGGACCCCTCAAATCTCTTGGCACATGAGGCTGCATTTGCACTGGGTCAAATGCAAGATGCTGATGCCATTCCTGCTCTTGAAGGAGTTCTATTTGATTTCTCCCTGCATCCAATTGTTCGGCATGAGGCTGCAGAAGCACTTGGTGCAATTGGCATAGAAACTAATATTTTACTTCTAGAAAGAAGTTTGGCTTCAGATCCAGCCCAAGAGGTCCGGGAGACATGTGAACTGGCTCTTAGTCGAATCAAAGAACTGAAGAATGTAGGAACTGATGATGGCTCCTCAACAATGGCACCATCACCCTTCCTATCAGTAGACCCTGCTGCTCCTGCTTCTTATTCCTCTGTTGAGGACTTGAGGGAAGTTCTTTTGAGTGAAGAAAAGGGCATGTATGAACGCTATGCTGCTCTTTTTGCTCTAAGAAACAATGGAGGAGAGGAAGCTATTTCTGCAATTATTGCATCTCTAGGTTCAAAGAGTGCTCTACTAAGGCATGAGGTTGCTTATGTATTGGGTCAGTTGCAGAACAAAAGGGCTTCAGATGCCCTGTCTATGACTCTTAAAGATGTTAATGAGCATCCAATGGTTAGACATGAAGCAGCTGAAGCTCTTGGTTCTATAGCAGATGCCGAATGTCTTGCTCTTCTTGTGGATTTTGCCAAGGATCCCGAGCCTATTGTCTCACAAAGTTGTGAAGTTGCTCTTAGCATGCTTGAGTTTGAAAAATCAGGGAAATCCTTCGAATTTCTCTTCATGCAGATGCCTCACGCCGAGCAGGTCTCATAG
- the LOC125841448 gene encoding (S)-ureidoglycine aminohydrolase translates to MIVSKMQSFSTYSYLSFFFLFTTLSFVKTVLTQDGFCSAPLRIDADSNSQRLYWKVTNPTLSPSHLQDLPGFTRSVYKKDHAFITPESQVFSPLPDWTNTLGAYLITPAIGSHFVMFLAKMQENSKSGLPPSDVERFIFVVQGSAVLTNISGNVHKLKVDSYAYLPPNLDHTVETDAAATLILFERRYSGMENHVTEQIVGSTDKQPLLETPGEIFELRKLLPTSLAYDFNIHIMDFQPGEFLNVKEVHYNQHGLLLLEGQGIYRLSDSWYPIQAGDAIWMAPFVPQWYAALGKTRSRYLIYKDVNRNPL, encoded by the exons ATGATAGTATCAAAGATGCAATCTTTTTCAACATATTCatatctttctttcttctttctctttacaACTTTGA GTTTTGTGAAAACTGTCTTGACCCAAGATGGGTTTTGCTCTGCACCATTAAGAATTGATGCTGATTCCAATTCTCAGCGGCTTTACTGGAAAGTTACTAACCCCACACTTTCCCCTTCTCATCTTCAAG ACTTGCCGGGTTTTACTCGTAGTGTGTATAAGAAGGACCATGCTTTCATTACTCCTGAAAGCCAAGTATTTAGCCCTCTACCTGATTG GACAAATACTTTAGGCGCCTATCTAATCACACCAGCAATTGGCTCGCATTTTGTCATGTTCTTGGCAAAGATGCAAG aaaattcaaaatcagGGCTCCCTCCTAGTGATGTTGAAAG GTTCATATTTGTGGTCCAGGGAAGTGCGGTTCTCACCAACATATCTGGGAATGTCCACAAACTGAAA GTTGATTCATATGCTTATCTGCCTCCCAATTTGGATCACACAGTGGAAACTGATGCAGCTGCTACgcttattttatttgaaaggaG GTATTCTGGCATGGAAAATCATGTTACTGAGCAAATTGTCGGTTCAACAGACAAGCAACCCCTTCTTGAAACTCCTGGCGAG ATTTTTGAGCTAAGGAAGCTTCTTCCAACGTCTTTAGCTTATGATTTCAATATACAC ATCATGGATTTTCAACCAGGAGAATTCCTCAATGTCAAG GAAGTTCATTATAACCAGCATGGTTTGCTGCTGTTGGAGGGGCAAGGCATTTATCGACTAAGTGATAGCTG GTACCCAATTCAAGCAGGTGATGCTATTTGGATGGCACCATTTGTACCTCAATG GTATGCTGCTCTGGGCAAGACGCGTTCACGCTACTTGATATATAAAGATGTAAATAGGAATCCACTGTAG